In Paenibacillus sp. FSL R7-0345, a single window of DNA contains:
- the rfbB gene encoding dTDP-glucose 4,6-dehydratase has protein sequence MKLLVTGGAGFIGSNFVIYMLQQHPEYQIVNVDALTYAGNLENLKSVEGNPNYTFVKADITDVEAMDKLIGDGIDVVVNFAAESHVDRSILEPDVFVKTNVLGTQVLLDAAKKYSVTKFVQVSTDEVYGTLGATGLFTEETPLTPNSPYSASKAGGDLLVRAYHETFGLPVNITRCSNNYGPYQFPEKLIPLMISRALNDGALPIYGDGLNIRDWLYVEDHCSAIDLVIHNGVIGEVYNIGGNNERTNMHIVKTILEELGKPESLITYVQDRPGHDRRYGIDPAKITNELGWKPKHTFETGIKETIQWYLNNKEWWTRIQSGEYQKYAELQYGSRLGDSL, from the coding sequence ATGAAACTTCTAGTCACCGGCGGAGCCGGCTTTATCGGCAGCAACTTTGTAATATACATGCTGCAGCAGCATCCAGAGTATCAGATTGTTAACGTGGACGCGTTGACGTATGCAGGAAACCTTGAAAATTTGAAATCAGTCGAAGGAAACCCAAACTACACATTTGTCAAAGCTGATATTACAGATGTGGAAGCGATGGATAAGCTGATTGGCGATGGCATTGACGTTGTAGTCAACTTCGCCGCCGAGTCGCATGTGGACCGGAGTATTCTGGAGCCGGACGTTTTTGTGAAGACGAATGTATTGGGTACACAGGTGCTGTTGGATGCAGCCAAAAAATATAGCGTAACCAAGTTTGTCCAGGTATCCACGGACGAAGTATACGGAACACTGGGCGCTACGGGCCTCTTTACTGAGGAAACACCGCTTACTCCAAACAGTCCTTACTCAGCTAGTAAAGCTGGCGGAGACCTGCTGGTGCGTGCTTACCATGAGACTTTCGGATTACCGGTGAATATTACCCGCTGCTCGAATAACTATGGTCCTTACCAGTTCCCGGAAAAGCTGATTCCGCTGATGATTTCCCGCGCGCTGAATGATGGAGCGCTGCCGATTTATGGTGACGGGCTTAACATCCGTGACTGGTTGTATGTAGAAGACCACTGCAGCGCGATTGATCTTGTCATTCATAATGGCGTTATCGGAGAGGTTTACAACATCGGTGGCAATAATGAGCGGACTAATATGCATATTGTGAAGACGATTCTGGAGGAGCTGGGCAAACCTGAATCCTTAATTACCTATGTGCAGGATCGTCCTGGCCACGACCGCCGCTATGGAATTGACCCGGCTAAGATTACAAATGAGCTTGGCTGGAAGCCAAAGCACACATTCGAGACAGGCATCAAAGAAACCATTCAATGGTACCTCAATAATAAAGAATGGTGGACTCGTATCCAGTCCGGGGAATACCAGAAATATGCCGAGCTTCAATACGGCAGCCGTCTGGGGGATTCTCTGTAA
- the rfbC gene encoding dTDP-4-dehydrorhamnose 3,5-epimerase: MKVTSLHLQGAAILEPVVHGDNRGFFMESYNEEVMQKAGVKFNFIQDNQSLSAEVGVLRGLHYQLNPKAQTKLIRVLSGVIYDVIVDVRRSSPTFGQWVGVILSEYNKQQLLVPKGFAHGFCTLVPNTQVLYKVDEYYSPENDRGILWNDPALGIDWPVSNPVLSDKDQRHPVLKDAELNFD; this comes from the coding sequence ATGAAGGTTACATCCTTACATTTGCAAGGTGCTGCTATTCTCGAACCGGTGGTCCATGGCGACAACCGGGGTTTTTTTATGGAAAGTTATAATGAAGAAGTAATGCAGAAGGCCGGGGTAAAGTTTAATTTTATCCAGGATAATCAATCGTTGTCAGCAGAGGTTGGAGTGCTTAGAGGTTTGCATTACCAGTTGAACCCGAAAGCTCAGACTAAGCTGATTCGTGTCCTTTCCGGTGTCATTTATGATGTAATTGTCGATGTCCGGCGCAGCTCACCTACCTTTGGGCAATGGGTCGGTGTAATTCTCAGTGAATATAATAAGCAGCAGCTGCTGGTGCCTAAAGGATTTGCCCATGGCTTCTGTACACTCGTTCCGAACACCCAAGTCCTCTACAAAGTGGACGAATACTATTCCCCTGAGAATGACCGCGGCATATTATGGAATGATCCGGCCTTAGGTATTGATTGGCCGGTATCCAATCCTGTGCTGTCTGACAAGGATCAGAGACATCCGGTGCTTAAGGATGCTGAGCTGAACTTCGATTAA
- a CDS encoding sugar phosphate nucleotidyltransferase — protein sequence MKGIILAGGTGSRLYPLTKVTNKHLLPVGKYPMIFHSVYKLKQAEVKDILIVTGKEHMGDVVNLLGSGREMGVTFTYKVQDEAGGIAQALDLAEQFVGQDQMVVILGDNVFEDDISAFADNFREQKNGAKILIQHVNDPSRFGVPELQDGRIISIEEKPAKPKSNYAVTGIYMFDNEVFKIIKTITPSARGELEITDVNNAYINRGELTFDILQGWWTDAGTHTSLAKANNLAQEITFGEEFGKLKL from the coding sequence ATGAAAGGTATAATTCTAGCAGGAGGTACAGGCTCACGCCTATATCCTTTAACAAAGGTTACAAATAAACATCTTCTCCCCGTAGGCAAATATCCTATGATTTTTCACTCTGTATACAAATTAAAGCAAGCTGAGGTAAAAGATATTCTTATTGTCACTGGTAAGGAACATATGGGTGATGTTGTTAATTTGCTCGGAAGCGGTCGGGAGATGGGGGTTACCTTTACCTATAAAGTGCAGGATGAAGCTGGCGGAATTGCTCAAGCCCTTGATCTTGCAGAGCAGTTTGTAGGTCAGGATCAAATGGTTGTTATTCTTGGTGATAATGTATTTGAAGATGATATTTCGGCTTTCGCTGATAATTTCCGTGAACAAAAAAACGGAGCGAAAATTTTGATTCAACATGTCAATGATCCATCTCGCTTCGGGGTTCCGGAATTACAGGATGGACGTATTATATCTATAGAAGAGAAACCTGCCAAACCCAAATCAAACTACGCAGTAACGGGAATTTATATGTTTGATAACGAGGTGTTTAAAATAATTAAGACGATAACACCTTCCGCACGCGGTGAACTAGAAATCACTGATGTAAATAATGCATATATTAATCGTGGAGAGTTGACATTCGATATTCTTCAGGGCTGGTGGACCGATGCAGGTACGCATACTTCTCTTGCGAAAGCTAATAATTTAGCTCAGGAAATTACGTTTGGTGAAGAATTCGGTAAATTGAAACTATAG
- a CDS encoding NAD-dependent epimerase/dehydratase family protein has product MKILVTGAAGFIGSHIVDSLVAQNHQVVGVDNFSTGAHENVNAYSKIYDMDINSEEVSTVFSYERPEVIIHHAAQIDVGSSMKNPLNDQHINIRGTLNILENMKKFGGKKIIYASSAAVYGTPKYLPVNEAHPIEPLSFYGISKYTPENYIKIYSEECGFKYTIFRYSNVYGPRQSAIGEAGVISIFINRLANKQAPIIHGDGEQYRDFIYVSDIVNANVKALELGDGEILNLSMCETSTINYLLSLLKRNMSSDILPIFDQERVGDIRESCLDNSKAKKILGWSPEYSLEDGIGDLCKYYKEKEEKLIFNLEAEI; this is encoded by the coding sequence ATGAAAATTTTAGTAACTGGAGCTGCAGGATTTATTGGATCTCACATTGTTGATTCTTTAGTGGCGCAAAATCATCAGGTTGTCGGAGTTGATAATTTTTCTACAGGAGCACATGAAAACGTTAATGCTTACTCAAAAATATATGACATGGACATAAACTCTGAGGAGGTATCTACTGTTTTTTCTTATGAACGTCCAGAAGTTATTATTCATCATGCTGCTCAAATTGACGTTGGGAGTTCAATGAAAAACCCTTTGAATGATCAACATATTAATATCAGAGGTACATTGAACATATTAGAAAATATGAAGAAATTCGGAGGGAAAAAGATTATTTATGCTTCTTCAGCAGCAGTCTATGGAACTCCTAAATATCTACCCGTAAATGAAGCACATCCTATTGAACCGTTATCTTTCTACGGTATATCTAAATATACCCCAGAGAATTATATTAAGATATACTCGGAAGAATGCGGTTTTAAGTACACTATATTTAGATACAGTAATGTGTATGGCCCTAGACAAAGTGCTATTGGTGAAGCCGGGGTTATTTCAATTTTTATCAACAGACTTGCTAACAAGCAGGCTCCAATTATTCATGGAGATGGTGAACAGTATCGTGATTTCATTTATGTGAGTGACATAGTAAATGCCAATGTTAAAGCATTAGAATTAGGCGATGGGGAAATATTGAATCTTAGTATGTGTGAGACATCTACTATAAATTATCTGCTATCGTTATTGAAAAGAAATATGTCATCAGATATCCTCCCTATTTTTGATCAGGAAAGAGTTGGAGACATAAGAGAAAGTTGCTTAGATAATTCAAAGGCAAAGAAAATATTGGGATGGTCTCCTGAATATTCTTTAGAAGATGGAATCGGTGACCTTTGTAAATATTATAAAGAGAAAGAAGAAAAGCTTATATTTAATTTGGAGGCTGAAATATGA